Proteins from a genomic interval of Paenibacillus lentus:
- a CDS encoding PTS sugar transporter subunit IIA, whose amino-acid sequence MAILSKDKVRLNVKVQDKYEAIRMVGQMLVDAGHAPAEYIEKMIEREDSLSTYLGGGLAMPHGTNEAKSMIKSTGMAILTAPEGIDFGGDEPAQLVIGLAAIRDDHMEILTNVAVLVSDDDEMKRIVNATSEDELIAIFEQGMSE is encoded by the coding sequence ATGGCTATTTTATCAAAAGACAAAGTAAGACTGAACGTAAAGGTGCAAGACAAATATGAAGCCATTCGCATGGTCGGCCAAATGTTGGTCGATGCAGGCCACGCTCCGGCAGAATATATCGAGAAAATGATTGAACGCGAGGACTCCCTCTCTACTTATCTCGGTGGCGGTCTGGCGATGCCGCATGGCACGAATGAAGCGAAATCAATGATTAAATCAACGGGAATGGCTATTTTAACCGCTCCAGAAGGCATTGACTTCGGCGGCGATGAACCCGCGCAATTAGTCATTGGTCTTGCTGCAATCCGTGATGATCATATGGAAATTTTGACGAATGTAGCCGTTCTTGTCTCTGACGATGATGAAATGAAACGAATTGTGAATGCCACTTCCGAAGATGAACTCATTGCGATTTTCGAACAGGGGATGAGTGAATGA
- a CDS encoding mannitol-1-phosphate 5-dehydrogenase, with amino-acid sequence MKAVHFGAGNIGRGFIGLLLSKSGYEVTFVDVNDTLVELLRNKGQYKVTLANEQADSVIVENVTAIDGKNTALVAEAIADADIVTTAVGVSVLKHIAGAIAEGIALRLSNGGRPLPIIACENAIGGSTQLKHHVYEHLSEAMKVQADQTVVFPDAAVDRIVPLQQHDDPLLVTVEPFFEWTVDRSAIRGDFHKIHGVHYVDQLLPYIERKLFTVNTGHCIAAYQGFLSGYETIQQAMKDPAVIAEVKGALLESGAMLVKTYSFDEASHQQYIEQILERFINPYLTDEIIRVGRSPIRKISPNDRLVKPALMAYKLDIPVPHLTRAIAAALLFDEGSDPESAELQTYIREHGVHAAIEKFTELSSDHPLHAQISTEYAKLTEQRSQASAK; translated from the coding sequence ATGAAGGCCGTACATTTTGGGGCAGGCAATATCGGTCGAGGGTTTATTGGCTTATTGCTCTCGAAATCCGGTTATGAGGTCACTTTTGTCGACGTTAATGACACGTTGGTCGAGCTATTGCGGAACAAGGGCCAATATAAGGTAACCCTGGCCAATGAACAGGCCGATTCGGTCATCGTAGAGAATGTAACCGCCATTGATGGCAAGAATACCGCTCTTGTCGCGGAAGCAATTGCTGATGCGGACATCGTCACAACTGCGGTCGGGGTTTCCGTATTGAAACATATCGCCGGTGCTATTGCCGAAGGGATTGCTCTGAGACTGTCCAATGGCGGGCGTCCTCTTCCTATTATTGCCTGTGAAAATGCCATCGGGGGCAGTACACAGCTCAAGCATCACGTTTATGAGCACCTGTCTGAAGCGATGAAAGTGCAGGCCGACCAGACCGTTGTCTTTCCTGACGCCGCCGTCGATCGGATCGTACCGCTCCAGCAGCATGATGATCCCTTGCTCGTAACGGTTGAGCCTTTCTTTGAATGGACCGTGGACCGCTCAGCGATACGGGGGGATTTCCATAAAATTCATGGCGTCCATTATGTAGATCAGTTGCTTCCTTATATTGAACGCAAGCTTTTCACCGTAAACACTGGACACTGCATTGCTGCCTATCAAGGTTTTCTGAGCGGCTACGAGACGATTCAGCAAGCGATGAAAGACCCTGCAGTTATTGCCGAAGTAAAAGGAGCTTTACTTGAATCCGGGGCGATGCTCGTAAAAACATATTCGTTTGACGAAGCATCTCATCAACAGTACATCGAACAAATTCTGGAACGTTTCATCAATCCTTATTTAACGGATGAAATAATACGTGTTGGACGCTCCCCGATTCGGAAAATTTCTCCGAATGATCGGCTCGTAAAACCTGCATTAATGGCTTATAAACTGGATATACCTGTTCCTCATTTAACAAGAGCCATCGCGGCTGCCCTACTATTCGATGAGGGCAGTGATCCTGAATCGGCCGAACTGCAAACTTATATCCGTGAGCATGGCGTCCATGCAGCCATAGAGAAATTCACAGAGCTTTCAAGCGATCACCCGCTCCATGCCCAAATTTCCACAGAGTACGCGAAGCTTACTGAGCAGCGGTCACAAGCATCTGCTAAATAA
- a CDS encoding DHA2 family efflux MFS transporter permease subunit, which yields MKSTATTQQQDLQNIKKLPILISLIIGAFFSILNETLLNIALPKLEVALGVSASTLQWLATGYMLVVGVLIPVSALLVQWFTTRQMFLGAMVLFTAGTLLCGIAPSFELLLVGRLLQASGAGLMLPVMMNTILVLYPPETRGAAMGTIGLVIMFAPAIGPTLSGLILQVAEWRWLFFLVLPFAVMSIIVSFIYLKNVTTITKPKVDVLSILLSTLGFGGIVFGFSSAGKAETTWASMEVYLPLVVGGVSILLFVIRQLKSNEPMLDFRVFKYPMFTLTTLMLIIAMMTMFSTMLLLPFLMQGVFLMTTFAAGLVLLPGGLLNGLVSPLTGRLFDKFGPRALVIPGSTLLLIIMWLFTRINLQTTTATLVVLHILLMIAIAMIMMPTQTNGLNQLPQRLYPHGTAVLNTLQQISGAIGVALFISIMTSGQQSYFMTLTAEPTTEQMAEGLLSGIHRAFVVGLGFAVVALVISLFTKRTKAPVEQIVMSSTTS from the coding sequence TTGAAATCTACTGCTACTACACAGCAACAAGATTTACAAAACATCAAGAAACTGCCGATTTTGATCTCACTGATTATCGGTGCTTTTTTCTCCATTCTCAATGAAACGCTGCTTAATATCGCCCTGCCGAAACTCGAAGTCGCATTGGGTGTCTCCGCTTCTACCTTACAATGGCTTGCTACGGGCTACATGCTTGTCGTTGGCGTGCTGATTCCTGTATCGGCGCTGCTGGTACAGTGGTTTACGACTAGGCAGATGTTTCTTGGAGCCATGGTGCTGTTTACAGCGGGTACCCTCCTATGCGGGATTGCCCCTAGCTTTGAGCTCTTGCTAGTGGGCCGCTTACTTCAAGCTAGTGGTGCAGGGTTAATGCTGCCTGTCATGATGAACACGATTCTTGTGCTCTATCCACCGGAAACACGCGGCGCCGCGATGGGTACCATCGGACTTGTGATCATGTTTGCCCCCGCAATTGGCCCGACGCTTTCAGGCTTGATTCTACAGGTTGCGGAGTGGCGCTGGTTATTCTTCCTGGTGCTGCCCTTTGCTGTCATGTCGATCATCGTTTCATTTATTTACTTGAAAAATGTAACCACCATAACTAAACCTAAAGTGGACGTGCTCTCGATTCTACTGTCTACTCTCGGATTTGGAGGAATCGTATTTGGATTTAGCAGTGCAGGCAAAGCAGAAACGACTTGGGCTAGCATGGAGGTTTATCTCCCTTTAGTCGTGGGCGGCGTGTCCATCCTGCTCTTCGTGATTAGACAATTGAAATCAAACGAACCGATGCTTGATTTTCGCGTATTTAAATATCCAATGTTTACATTAACGACCCTGATGCTTATCATCGCAATGATGACAATGTTCTCGACCATGCTTCTGCTCCCATTCCTTATGCAAGGGGTATTCTTGATGACGACATTTGCCGCAGGACTTGTGCTGCTTCCAGGAGGATTGCTCAACGGCCTTGTCTCTCCTCTTACAGGTCGGCTGTTCGATAAGTTCGGCCCGCGCGCGCTCGTCATTCCCGGCAGCACATTACTGCTCATTATTATGTGGCTATTTACGCGAATAAACCTGCAAACGACAACGGCCACCTTGGTGGTCCTGCACATTTTGTTAATGATTGCGATAGCCATGATCATGATGCCCACGCAAACGAATGGCTTGAATCAATTGCCCCAGCGCTTATATCCTCATGGGACGGCTGTATTAAATACGTTGCAGCAAATTTCCGGTGCGATCGGCGTCGCTCTGTTCATCAGTATTATGACGTCGGGACAACAGTCTTATTTCATGACATTAACAGCTGAACCAACCACTGAGCAAATGGCGGAAGGCTTGCTATCAGGCATTCATAGAGCTTTTGTAGTCGGCTTGGGGTTTGCGGTTGTCGCTCTAGTCATCTCGCTGTTCACCAAACGAACAAAAGCTCCTGTTGAACAAATAGTGATGAGCAGCACTACATCCTAA
- a CDS encoding PTS sugar transporter subunit IIA — protein MKIIELMNEEAILMPLNAANKENCIHAMIDALAESGAVTDKTAYLEAVMNREQMSSTGIGFRVAIPHGKSAGVTAPALAFAQLTEPLDWESIDGQPVSIVFMIAVPEQSQGNEHLQILVALSRKLMDDEFRNQLLAVRERKELIELLGTI, from the coding sequence ATGAAAATTATTGAACTAATGAATGAAGAAGCGATATTGATGCCGTTAAATGCGGCGAATAAAGAGAATTGCATTCACGCGATGATTGACGCCCTGGCTGAGTCGGGAGCCGTCACCGACAAAACGGCATATCTGGAAGCTGTGATGAACCGAGAGCAAATGAGCTCCACAGGGATCGGATTCCGTGTTGCGATTCCTCACGGCAAATCAGCGGGAGTTACTGCGCCAGCACTAGCCTTCGCCCAATTAACGGAACCGCTCGATTGGGAGTCAATCGATGGACAGCCCGTATCAATCGTATTTATGATCGCTGTGCCGGAGCAATCGCAAGGGAATGAGCATTTGCAAATTCTAGTCGCACTTTCCCGCAAACTGATGGACGACGAATTCCGTAATCAATTGCTCGCTGTACGCGAGCGCAAAGAATTGATCGAACTATTAGGGACTATTTAA